A region of Dioscorea cayenensis subsp. rotundata cultivar TDr96_F1 chromosome 5, TDr96_F1_v2_PseudoChromosome.rev07_lg8_w22 25.fasta, whole genome shotgun sequence DNA encodes the following proteins:
- the LOC120261025 gene encoding transcription factor LHW-like isoform X2 → MGFLLRDALRRLCVEIGWSYAVFWRAIGCRNPKKLVWEDGHCERLPSISGFDAMDMLLKEKGLTRGSANDWYAEIESQAEDKLGMLFKKMMVSQVHVVGVGVVGQAVLTGHHQWILRDMLGLSSSDISAEMKAQFLAGIQTIAIIPVLPFGVVQLGSTQMVIENIGFINHVRCLFAQLGSVSGTFTSDVTQKAFCKNSIVQASPAVPDFTCLSGEFGAQAVSSLPAISGRVFPQPDQRSTSLRIAEQPCGSTSVDFNVKSDSGVSKVTLANMATAATQAIHSKMLLQDSETIAKPGHPNNQLECHASKAQVSPIDPRSRFNRKALEYSSCSGFENNSLAVTSDVYSSSLAVSGKLPTPSNSGLLEKKSTISNSESVQTRSSRSKSSYQQTGSDVGSFYDRKGQFSGHAFGETSSFPTDFKVKVKTSHDNPSGNGRNFMTNNKINNLYGKQVISEDSMSTHFMEKDFQKIVAAGKKDSGNDLVQCIDVLPAEFGKYGASYDPLGALSQSDCWTSSSNPLEEKQRFLNGESIVNSQQKFLEEPCCMGLLDGKSAKLIQSGSGNDLFDALGIQYKAGHCNVHELDTDVSTCITSLDTGPFFDSLNHENSCTDIFLDNYHDQLLDAVVSKAKSGAKQNSDDDVSCRTSITNISSSSFRGSSSASGWVASSGQTGTNFSGRLPMLSKSEPAIYNTGKSACGSDKTEECSMKSEPCRTPIIPWMDNGRNIKSGRASSAQCKRVDDIGKLTRKRARPGESPRPRPKDRQMIQDRVKELREIVPNGAKCSIDALLEKTIKHMLFLQSVTKHADKLKETGEPKIISKEGGLLLKDSFESGATWAFEVGNQSMICPIIVEDLNTPRQMLVEMLCEERGFFLEIADLIRGMGLTILKGVMESRDDKIWARFVAEANRDVTRMEIFLSLVHLLEPTMGSHITPAGVNNLATRQMPAPPSSMPATVISDSLV, encoded by the exons ATGGGGTTTTTGCTCAGAGACGCGTTGCGACGGCTCTGTGTTGAGATCGGGTGGTCATACGCGGTTTTCTGGCGCGCGATCGGCTGCCGAAATCCGAA GAAATTGGTCTGGGAGGATGGACATTGTGAAAGGTTGCCTAGCATTTCGGGTTTTGATGCAATGGATATGCTACTCAAGGAGAAGGGTTTGACTAGAGGGTCTGCAAATGATTGGTATGCTGAGATTGAGAGTCAGGCAGAGGATAAACTTGGCATGTTGTTTAAGAAGATGATGGTATCTCAGGTTCATGTGGTTGGAGTGGG GGTGGTCGGGCAAGCTGTTCTTACAGGACACCATCAATGGATTCTCCGGGATATGCTTGGGTTATCCTCATCTGAT ATCTCAGCTGAGATGAAGGCCCAGTTTCTTGCAGGCATACAG ACAATCGCAATCATTCCTGTGCTTCCATTTGGTGTTGTGCAACTGGGATCTACCCAAATG GTTATTGAGAATATTGGGTTTATAAACCATGTGAGGTGTTTATTTGCGCAGCTGGGGAGTGTGTCAGGAACCTTTACATCTGATGTCACTCAAAAAGCTTTTTGCAAAAACAGCATCGTACAGGCATCACCTGCAGTACCAGACTTCACTTGCCTGTCTGGAGAATTCGGTGCTCAAGCTGTTAGTTCTCTACCTGCTATTTCTGGTAGAGTCTTTCCTCAGCCTGACCAAAGAAGTACATCATTAAGAATTGCTGAACAGCCATGTGGTTCCACATCTGTGGACTTCAATGTCAAGTCAGATTCTGGAGTATCTAAAGTCACACTTGCTAACATGGCAACTGCAGCCACACAGGCGATTCACAGTAAAATGTTGCTCCAAGACAGTGAAACTATTGCTAAACCTGGCCATCCGAATAACCAACTAGAATGTCATGCTTCTAAAGCTCAGGTATCGCCAATTGATCCCCGTAGTAGATTTAATCGGAAGGCGTTGGAATATAGTTCGTGCTCGGGTTTTGAGAATAATTCTTTAGCTGTGACTTCAGATGTATATTCAAGTAGCTTAGCGGTTTCTGGGAAGCTACCCACTCCATCTAATAGTGGTCTGCTAGAGAAAAAGTCAACAATAAGTAACAGTGAATCAGTTCAAACTAGGTCTAGTAGATCCAAGAGCTCCTATCAGCAAACAGGTTCTGATGTTGGATCATTTTATGACAGAAAGGGGCAATTTTCTGGACATGCTTTTGGAGAAACTAGCTCATTTCCTACTGACTTTAAGGTAAAGGTAAAGACTTCTCATGATAATCCATCTGGTAATGGGAGAAATTTTATGACGAACAAcaagataaataatttatatgggAAGCAAGTGATATCAGAAGACTCCATGTCTACACATTTCATGGAGAAAGATTTTCAAAAGATAGTTGCTGCGGGAAAAAAAGATTCAGGGAATGATCTAGTTCAATGTATTGATGTCCTTCCTGCTGAATTCGGTAAATATGGCGCTTCCTATGACCCTCTTGGTGCTCTGTCACAATCAGATTGTTGGACAAGCAGCTCCAATCCTTTGGAAGAAAAGCAAAGGTTCTTGAATGGTGAATCCATTGTGAACAGTCAGCAAAAGTTTCTGGAGGAACCATGTTGTATGGGTTTATTGGATGggaaatctgcaaagcttataCAATCTGGTTCTGGAAATGATCTCTTTGATGCATTGGGCATTCAATACAAAGCAGGCCACTGTAATGTTCATGAATTAGATACTGATGTGTCCACTTGTATTACTTCATTGGATACAGGCCCCTTTTTTGATTCACTGAATCATGAGAATTCCTGTACTGATATTTTCTTAGATAATTATCACGACCAGCTATTGGATGCAGTTGTCTCAAAAGCCAAGTCTGGTGCCAAACAAAACTCAGATGATGATGTCTCTTGTAGAACTTCAATAACAAATATCAGTAGTTCTTCATTTCGTGGGAGCTCTTCTGCATCTGGTTGGGTCGCATCATCAGGGCAGACAGGCACCAACTTTTCGGGTCGCCTACCAATGCTATCGAAGTCAGAACCCGCAATTTATAACACTGGCAAGTCTGCTTGTGGCAGTGATAAAACTGAAGAGTGCTCCATGAAGAGTGAGCCTTGCAGAACTCCAATCATTCCGTGGATGGACAATGGCCGGAACATTAAATCTGGTAGAGCATCAAGTGCTCAATGTAAACGAGTGGATGATATTGGTAAATTGACAAGAAAGAGAGCTAGACCAGGAGAAAGCCCTAGACCTCGCCCCAAAGATCGCCAGATGATACAGGACCGTGTCAAAGAATTGCGTGAAATTGTACCTAATGGGGCAAAG TGCAGTATAGATGCATTACTTGAAAAGACCATCAAACACATGCTTTTCTTGCAAAGTGTCACGAAGCATGCAGACAAGCTCAAGGAAACCGGGGAGCCTAAG ATCATCAGCAAGGAAGGTGGCTTGCTTCTGAAGGACAGCTTTGAGAGTGGCGCGACTTGGGCATTTGAAGTTGGTAACCAGTCCATGATATGCCCAATAATTGTTGAAGATCTGAACACACCTCGTCAAATGCTTGTGGAG ATGCTTTGCGAAGAGCGTGGCTTCTTTCTGGAGATTGCTGACTTGATTAGAGGAATGGGACTAACCATACTGAAAGGGGTAATGGAATCCCGTGACGATAAGATCTGGGCGCGCTTTGTTGCTGAG GCAAATAGAGATGTGACGCGAATGGAGATATTTTTGTCACTTGTTCATTTGCTTGAACCAACCATGGGAAGTCACATAACACCTGCAGGTGTTAACAATCTTGCAACGCGGCAAATGCCAGCTCCGCCTTCTTCCATGCCGGCTACTGTAATTTCTGATAGTTTGGTTTGA
- the LOC120261025 gene encoding transcription factor LHW-like isoform X1 — protein sequence MGFLLRDALRRLCVEIGWSYAVFWRAIGCRNPNRKLVWEDGHCERLPSISGFDAMDMLLKEKGLTRGSANDWYAEIESQAEDKLGMLFKKMMVSQVHVVGVGVVGQAVLTGHHQWILRDMLGLSSSDISAEMKAQFLAGIQTIAIIPVLPFGVVQLGSTQMVIENIGFINHVRCLFAQLGSVSGTFTSDVTQKAFCKNSIVQASPAVPDFTCLSGEFGAQAVSSLPAISGRVFPQPDQRSTSLRIAEQPCGSTSVDFNVKSDSGVSKVTLANMATAATQAIHSKMLLQDSETIAKPGHPNNQLECHASKAQVSPIDPRSRFNRKALEYSSCSGFENNSLAVTSDVYSSSLAVSGKLPTPSNSGLLEKKSTISNSESVQTRSSRSKSSYQQTGSDVGSFYDRKGQFSGHAFGETSSFPTDFKVKVKTSHDNPSGNGRNFMTNNKINNLYGKQVISEDSMSTHFMEKDFQKIVAAGKKDSGNDLVQCIDVLPAEFGKYGASYDPLGALSQSDCWTSSSNPLEEKQRFLNGESIVNSQQKFLEEPCCMGLLDGKSAKLIQSGSGNDLFDALGIQYKAGHCNVHELDTDVSTCITSLDTGPFFDSLNHENSCTDIFLDNYHDQLLDAVVSKAKSGAKQNSDDDVSCRTSITNISSSSFRGSSSASGWVASSGQTGTNFSGRLPMLSKSEPAIYNTGKSACGSDKTEECSMKSEPCRTPIIPWMDNGRNIKSGRASSAQCKRVDDIGKLTRKRARPGESPRPRPKDRQMIQDRVKELREIVPNGAKCSIDALLEKTIKHMLFLQSVTKHADKLKETGEPKIISKEGGLLLKDSFESGATWAFEVGNQSMICPIIVEDLNTPRQMLVEMLCEERGFFLEIADLIRGMGLTILKGVMESRDDKIWARFVAEANRDVTRMEIFLSLVHLLEPTMGSHITPAGVNNLATRQMPAPPSSMPATVISDSLV from the exons ATGGGGTTTTTGCTCAGAGACGCGTTGCGACGGCTCTGTGTTGAGATCGGGTGGTCATACGCGGTTTTCTGGCGCGCGATCGGCTGCCGAAATCCGAA CAGGAAATTGGTCTGGGAGGATGGACATTGTGAAAGGTTGCCTAGCATTTCGGGTTTTGATGCAATGGATATGCTACTCAAGGAGAAGGGTTTGACTAGAGGGTCTGCAAATGATTGGTATGCTGAGATTGAGAGTCAGGCAGAGGATAAACTTGGCATGTTGTTTAAGAAGATGATGGTATCTCAGGTTCATGTGGTTGGAGTGGG GGTGGTCGGGCAAGCTGTTCTTACAGGACACCATCAATGGATTCTCCGGGATATGCTTGGGTTATCCTCATCTGAT ATCTCAGCTGAGATGAAGGCCCAGTTTCTTGCAGGCATACAG ACAATCGCAATCATTCCTGTGCTTCCATTTGGTGTTGTGCAACTGGGATCTACCCAAATG GTTATTGAGAATATTGGGTTTATAAACCATGTGAGGTGTTTATTTGCGCAGCTGGGGAGTGTGTCAGGAACCTTTACATCTGATGTCACTCAAAAAGCTTTTTGCAAAAACAGCATCGTACAGGCATCACCTGCAGTACCAGACTTCACTTGCCTGTCTGGAGAATTCGGTGCTCAAGCTGTTAGTTCTCTACCTGCTATTTCTGGTAGAGTCTTTCCTCAGCCTGACCAAAGAAGTACATCATTAAGAATTGCTGAACAGCCATGTGGTTCCACATCTGTGGACTTCAATGTCAAGTCAGATTCTGGAGTATCTAAAGTCACACTTGCTAACATGGCAACTGCAGCCACACAGGCGATTCACAGTAAAATGTTGCTCCAAGACAGTGAAACTATTGCTAAACCTGGCCATCCGAATAACCAACTAGAATGTCATGCTTCTAAAGCTCAGGTATCGCCAATTGATCCCCGTAGTAGATTTAATCGGAAGGCGTTGGAATATAGTTCGTGCTCGGGTTTTGAGAATAATTCTTTAGCTGTGACTTCAGATGTATATTCAAGTAGCTTAGCGGTTTCTGGGAAGCTACCCACTCCATCTAATAGTGGTCTGCTAGAGAAAAAGTCAACAATAAGTAACAGTGAATCAGTTCAAACTAGGTCTAGTAGATCCAAGAGCTCCTATCAGCAAACAGGTTCTGATGTTGGATCATTTTATGACAGAAAGGGGCAATTTTCTGGACATGCTTTTGGAGAAACTAGCTCATTTCCTACTGACTTTAAGGTAAAGGTAAAGACTTCTCATGATAATCCATCTGGTAATGGGAGAAATTTTATGACGAACAAcaagataaataatttatatgggAAGCAAGTGATATCAGAAGACTCCATGTCTACACATTTCATGGAGAAAGATTTTCAAAAGATAGTTGCTGCGGGAAAAAAAGATTCAGGGAATGATCTAGTTCAATGTATTGATGTCCTTCCTGCTGAATTCGGTAAATATGGCGCTTCCTATGACCCTCTTGGTGCTCTGTCACAATCAGATTGTTGGACAAGCAGCTCCAATCCTTTGGAAGAAAAGCAAAGGTTCTTGAATGGTGAATCCATTGTGAACAGTCAGCAAAAGTTTCTGGAGGAACCATGTTGTATGGGTTTATTGGATGggaaatctgcaaagcttataCAATCTGGTTCTGGAAATGATCTCTTTGATGCATTGGGCATTCAATACAAAGCAGGCCACTGTAATGTTCATGAATTAGATACTGATGTGTCCACTTGTATTACTTCATTGGATACAGGCCCCTTTTTTGATTCACTGAATCATGAGAATTCCTGTACTGATATTTTCTTAGATAATTATCACGACCAGCTATTGGATGCAGTTGTCTCAAAAGCCAAGTCTGGTGCCAAACAAAACTCAGATGATGATGTCTCTTGTAGAACTTCAATAACAAATATCAGTAGTTCTTCATTTCGTGGGAGCTCTTCTGCATCTGGTTGGGTCGCATCATCAGGGCAGACAGGCACCAACTTTTCGGGTCGCCTACCAATGCTATCGAAGTCAGAACCCGCAATTTATAACACTGGCAAGTCTGCTTGTGGCAGTGATAAAACTGAAGAGTGCTCCATGAAGAGTGAGCCTTGCAGAACTCCAATCATTCCGTGGATGGACAATGGCCGGAACATTAAATCTGGTAGAGCATCAAGTGCTCAATGTAAACGAGTGGATGATATTGGTAAATTGACAAGAAAGAGAGCTAGACCAGGAGAAAGCCCTAGACCTCGCCCCAAAGATCGCCAGATGATACAGGACCGTGTCAAAGAATTGCGTGAAATTGTACCTAATGGGGCAAAG TGCAGTATAGATGCATTACTTGAAAAGACCATCAAACACATGCTTTTCTTGCAAAGTGTCACGAAGCATGCAGACAAGCTCAAGGAAACCGGGGAGCCTAAG ATCATCAGCAAGGAAGGTGGCTTGCTTCTGAAGGACAGCTTTGAGAGTGGCGCGACTTGGGCATTTGAAGTTGGTAACCAGTCCATGATATGCCCAATAATTGTTGAAGATCTGAACACACCTCGTCAAATGCTTGTGGAG ATGCTTTGCGAAGAGCGTGGCTTCTTTCTGGAGATTGCTGACTTGATTAGAGGAATGGGACTAACCATACTGAAAGGGGTAATGGAATCCCGTGACGATAAGATCTGGGCGCGCTTTGTTGCTGAG GCAAATAGAGATGTGACGCGAATGGAGATATTTTTGTCACTTGTTCATTTGCTTGAACCAACCATGGGAAGTCACATAACACCTGCAGGTGTTAACAATCTTGCAACGCGGCAAATGCCAGCTCCGCCTTCTTCCATGCCGGCTACTGTAATTTCTGATAGTTTGGTTTGA
- the LOC120262275 gene encoding aluminum-activated malate transporter 1-like: MEVEKESCEKVNRFYLWLSCFITIMNKLHTMVIMLFKKVKKIGEDDPRRILHSFKVGLTLTLVCIFYYVTPLFDGFGSSAMWAVLTVAVVMEFTVGGTLCKGVNRTFATLLAGALGLGTHHIAILCGEKGEPILIGIFVFFFSSAATFSRFIPEVKKRYDYGVTIFILTFSLVAVSSYRVEDIIEFSHQRLSTIALGVALCISISIFIFPVWAGGDLHHLTSTNLDKLANFLHGMRDKYFGEDLVDRSYFQSYKSVLNSKATEEVLVNLAKWEPGHSGFGFWHPWKQYLVIGASIRHCACLMDSLATFITTLDKSAPLIGSNPRPKPDSEELYGKIRSACADMSSETAKALSDLANDIKARSAPATARLHVAAAEEAAERMKMALSNGAEGGIVHVATIGSLVGEITKSAKEIVGSVEELAQLAGFKSHEAVNRTMVKPLADGESQHTTITVNE; this comes from the exons ATGGAAGTAGAGAAAGAAAGTTGTGAAAAGGTTAATAGATTCTATTTATGGTTGTCTTGTTTCATCACCATCATGAACAAGCTCCATACAATGGTGATCATGTTGTTCAAGAAGGTGAAAAAGATCGGCGAAGACGATCCCCGGAGAATTCTTCACTCCTTCAAAGTAGGCTTAACACTCACATTGGTCTGCATCTTCTACTATGTTACTCCTCTCTTTGATGGCTTTGGTTCATCAGCTATGTGGGCTGTTCTCACTGTGGCTGTTGTCATGGAATTCAcagttg GTGGTACGTTGTGCAAGGGTGTAAACAGAACTTTTGCAACATTACTCGCCGGAGCACTAGGGCTAGGAACTCAtcatatagcaatactttgCGGTGAAAAAGGCGAACCAATTCTCATCGGtatcttcgtcttctttttctcATCGGCGGCAACCTTTTCTAGGTTTATACCAGAGGTGAAGAAGAGATATGACTATGGAGTGACAATATTCATACTCACATTCAGCCTTGTGGCAGTCTCAAGCTATAGAGTGGAAGATATCATAGAATTCTCTCACCAAAGGCTTTCCACTATTGCACTTGGAGTTGCTCTTTGTATtagtatttctatttttattttccctgtTTGGGCAGGAGGTGATCTTCATCACTTAACTTCCACAAACTTAGACAAGCTTGCAAACTTCTTACATG ggatGAGGGACAAGTACTTTGGGGAAGACTTGGTGGATAGGTCCTATTTCCAGAGTTACAAGAGTGTTCTCAATTCTAAGGCTACAGAAGAGGTTCTG GTTAATTTGGCAAAATGGGAACCGGGACATAGCGGATTCGGGTTTTGGCACCCGTGGAAACAGTACCTTGTTATCGGAGCTTCGATAAGACACTGCGCATGTTTAATGGATTCCTTGGCGACCTTCATAACAACGCTTGATAAATCCGCACCTCTTATCGGATCCAACCCGAGACCCAAACCCGACTCGGAGGAACTCTATGGTAAGATCCGATCCGCTTGCGCTGACATGAGCTCAGAAACCGCTAAGGCGTTATCGGATCTGGCTAATGATATTAAAGCAAGGTCGGCTCCAGCCACGGCTCGGCTCCATGTGGCTGCGGCTGAAGAAGCCGCCGAAAGGATGAAGATGGCTTTATCTAACGGCGCAGAAGGTGGAATCGTACACGTGGCGACCATCGGGTCATTGGTTGGGGAGATCACAAAGAGTGCCAAAGAGATTGTTGGATCCGTTGAAGAATTGGCTCAGCTTGCTGGCTTTAAGAGCCATGAAGCTGTTAACAGAACCATGGTGAAGCCGTTAGCCGATGGGGAGAGCCAACACACAACCATCACtgtgaatgaatga